A window of Amia ocellicauda isolate fAmiCal2 chromosome 20, fAmiCal2.hap1, whole genome shotgun sequence genomic DNA:
TGTATATTATTCGGTTTAATTCAGTCTTGGTAATGCTTTAATCATATCTTTTTTGCATTCAACTCTGACTAAATAACGTCGTGGAAACAATGTAATAAAGTGAAGTTAGAATAATATAGTGTTGTAACAACACATTTGTAAAATCCAATGAATATTGTCTAAACATTGTAAAAGTATACAATTACATTCATAAAACAACTTTCTACAGAAACAATTCTCACAAATTCCAAATTAGAGtgaaatgaaaatattacataaataaatatacttacACACGTATATAGTCATATAGCTAAAAATAGAATTGCATTTTATATGTATTGTAATTCCAGAAATTGATTTATGAAATGTGCATTCAGTGTTACTGTGCCAAAATCACATCGATATCAATGTGTTGTCAGGGTAAAACACAGTTCTGATGTGTAAGCTGAGATGGATTGACATTAGGTAGTACAACAATTACAGTTCTGTATATAAACTACATTAAACagagtaatgtaatgtaaaatgttgaTTTGTTGCTTTGCAGGATACAGTCACTCAGTTGGAGACTGAGCTGAATCACACCAAATTTGAGATGTCTGGACACTTGAGAGAATACCAGGATCTGATGAATGTCAAAATGGCATTAGATGTGGAAATAGCATCTTACAGGTAATAGCAGCGTAATCTTGGTGTGCTCTACATATAGACTTGAATAGGAGCCTGCAATGGTTCCTTTAAGTTATCCATTCTCTTCTACTGTACTACTTGTGCAACAATATGTGTGTCTGATTAACTGTAGTCATAAATATTATGAAGTTAAAATGGagattaaacattttactttaCTGCATGCTGTGTAGGgactaaaaacatttttttttacataacaaATGTATTCTTCAAAAATAACACACCTAAGAAATGTACAAAACTGTTTGATTTCACGCTGAGAAAGTATATTGAAATATCTTGGCATGTACTATATCAAGCAAATTGATTTATTGTATATCCTATTTACACCTGagtaatgcattttttattttttttaaggaaactaCTGGAAGGGGAAGAAACCCGCCTCTCTTCAGTGTCTGGTGCCCAGGGTTCAGTGCCTTATATGTATAGACCATACCCAGTGTACACTCTCCCGAGCCTCACGAGGCTGAAGAGCAGGACTGGAAAGGCAGAACCACAGTACAATTTTGTGGAGGAGATCATAACAAAAACGACCAAGGAAGTAGAGATGATGGAGATTGAAGATGCAGCATCTCAGGGAACAAATGGTGACTATGACAAAATTTGGGAAGTGAGCAGTGAAGAAGAGGAGGCAGCTGAAGCTCAGGAGCCTGAAGAGAAACAGGAGACTCCAGGAGCAGATGAGCAGCGAAAAGAGATGTTACCCGAGGCCACTGACCAGGGAGAAACTGCAGCTGGAGGTAAAGAAGAGGGAGGTGCTGTTGAATTAGAGGAAGAGGTCCCAGAAGACATGGAACAGGTGGAGGAAACAGATGATCTGAAGGTGGAGAAGGAGGTGACAGAAGACATCGCTGAGGCAGTGGAAACCTTGGGGGAGGTCAAAGAAGCTGCTACAGAAAAAGCCCTAAATGACTTAAAAACACTGAGTGAAACTAAAGAGGCAGCAGAAGACATAGTGGATGATTCTGAATCTCAACATAGTGAGAAAACAGAACTACAATCAGATGAACCTCCTGAGGACAAACCCCAGAAAGAAGTAACAGATGACTCTGAAGACACAAAGCGGGTGAGTCCTGTAAAAGAGAAAGTGGAGCTTAAACCAAAAGAGCAAACTGTCACATCAGAGGAGGAGAAACCTGAAAGGATCATCAGTCCAGAGAAAGAAACCCTCAAGGAACCACAAGAAATAGAGCTTTCAAAACCTGATCCTGAGGAAGAAAAGAAACCCTCAGATGTCAAAGCAGAGCTTAAGGAAAGTCCCGTAAAGGAAACGGTCAAGCAGTTGAATACAGAGGAGGATTCTGTGTCAAAATCTGAAAAGACTGAACAGCAAACAGGCTCAGATAAAGTGGTAGCTGAGGACCTTCCAACAGAGGATGTGGTGAGCCCATTGAAATCAAAAGACGATCCTTCACAACCTGAAATAGACATATACAAAATAACTGCAGATACTAAACTTGAATCACAAGAGAGCGACAGTGCAAGGATCACAGAAAAGGATGAGAAAGAAGCATCTCGATCAGATGTACCTCCTGAGGACAAACCCCAGAAAGAAGTAACAGATGACTCTGAAGACACAAAGCGGGTGAGTCCTGTAAAAGAGAAAGTGGAGCTTAAACCAAAAGAGCAAACTGTCACATCAGAGGAGGAGAAACCTGAAAGGATCATCAGTCCAGAGAAAGAAACCCTCAAGGAACCACAAGAAATAGAGCTTTCAAAACCTGATCCTGAGGAAGAAAAGAAACCCTCAGATGTCAAAGCAGAGCTTAAGGAAAGTCCCGAAAAAGAAACTGTCGAGCAGGTGAAGACAGAGGAGGATtctgagtcaaaatctgaaaagaCTGAACAGCAAATAATCTTTGATAAAGTGATAGCTGAGGACCTTCCAACACAGGACGTGGTGAGCCCATTGAAATCAAGAGACGATCCTTCAAAACCTGAAATAGACGTATACAAAATAACTGCAGATACTAAACTTGAATCACAAGAGAGCGACAGTGCAAGGATCTCAGAAAAGGATGAGAAAGAAGCATCTCGATCAGATGTACCTACTGAGGACAAACCCCAGAAAGAAGTAACAGATGACTCTGAAGACACAAAGCGGGTGAGTCCTGTAAAAGAGAAAGTGGAGCTTAAACCAAAAGAGCAAACTGTCACATCAGAGGAGGAGAAACCTGAAAAGATCATCAGTCCAGAGAAAGAAACCCTCAAAGAACCTAGTGATGCAGACAGTTCAGTTCAACCACAAGAAATAGAGCTTTCAAAACCTGATCCtgagggagaagagaaaccCACAGATGTCAAAGCACAGCTTAAGGAAAGTCCCGAAAAAGAAACTGTCGAGCAGGTGAAGACAGAGGAGGATTCTGTGTCAAAATCTGAAAAGACTGAACAGCAAATAATCTCAGATAAAGTGGTAGCTGAGGACCTTCCAACACAGGACGTGGTGAGCCCATTGAAATCAAGAGACGATCCTTCAAAACCTGAAATAGACGTATACAAAATAACTGCAGATACTAAACTTGAATCACAAAAGAGTGACAGTGCAATGATCTCAGAAAAGGATGAGAAAGAAGCATCTCGATCAGATGAACCTCCTGAGGACAAACCCCAGAAAGAAGTAACAGATGACTCTGAAGACACAAAGCGGGTGAGTCCTGTAAAAGAGAAAGTGGAGCTTAAACCAAAAGAGCAAACTGTCACATCAGAGGAGGAGAAACCTGAAAAGATCATCAGTCCAGAGAAAGAAACCCTCAAAGAACCTAGTGATGCAGACAGTTCAGTTCAACCACAAGAAATAGAGCTTTCAAAACCTGATCCTGAGGAAAAAGAGAAACCCACAGATGTCAAAGCACAGCTTAAGGAAAGTCCCGAAAAAGAAACTGTCGAGCAGGTGAAGACAGAGGAGGATtctgagtcaaaatctgaaaagaCTGAACAGCAAACAGGCTCAGATAAAGTGGTAGCTGAGGACCTTCCAACAGAGGAAGTGGTGAGCCCATTGAAATCAAAAGACGATCCTTCACAACCTGAAATAGACATATACAAAATAACTGCAGATATTTAACTTGAATCACAAAAGAGTGACAGTGCAATGATCTCAGAAAAGGATGAGAAAGAAGCATCTCGATCAGATGAACCTCCTGAGGACAAACCCCAGAAAGAAGTAACAGATGACTCTGAAGACACAAAGCGGGTGAGTCCTGTAAAAGAGAAAGTGGAGCTTAAACCAAAAGAGCAAACTGTCACATCAGAGGAGGAGAAACCTGAAAGGATCATCAGTCCAGAGAAAGAAACCCTCAAGGAACCACAAGAAATAGAGCTTTCAAAACCTGATCCTGAGGAAGAAGAGAAACCCACAGATGTCAAAGCACAGCTTAAGGAAAGTCCCGTAAAGGAAACTGTCGAGCAGGTGaagacagaggaggaggacCAGCTATCAGACTCAAGGAAGGTTATATCTGAAGATCTTCCATCTGAGGAATTGGGGAGTCCATTGAAATCAAGAGACGATTCTTTAAAACCTGAAAGAAGCGTAGAGAAAATAACTGCAGATACTAAAGCTGAATCCACAACCCCCTCAAAAgaggagagtgtgagtgagttgAAACCCACAGAGGGCAGCACTGCAGTGTCTGACCAAATTGAGGCCAGAGCAGTGTCTGCAGACAAGCCCAGCGCATCAGTGGATAAAGCATTAGAAAAGACCACGGCTACTGTAGAGAAAGTTACAGAGAAAGAATCAGAGGGAAAGTCAGGTGAAAGCACAACACCAGACAAAGTAGAAGAAATgaagcacacagcacactctgaGGGCAAGGAACAAACAAGTAGCAGCTCTAAAGAGGAATAGACTGTCAAAGAAGCAGAGAAGCCTGTTAAGGATTCACTGGTAAAAGACGAGggtaaagaagaaaagaaagctgACCAGTGATTTGAAAGAAAGGATTAGTCCTGAAAAAGAGCCTATATTTCAAGGGAATGGCTTTGGTGCAAGTGAACATACCACTCAGGATATGACAAAACCGCAGACCCCAGGGTTTCCCAAAAAGATATC
This region includes:
- the LOC136716305 gene encoding neurofilament medium polypeptide-like; the protein is MEYRTGSPHRRGRAECARFNPKLGSSVDQQFPRTSHGSVSFKRSNGRTTEQYNRPVLRQPDRTEFAQQLRYENADEKQVLHGLNDRFAGFIEKVHQLENENKTLEKEISELRQKEASSFALAEVCDPEITDLRRLVQEITLQKAQIALEQIRVEEDVAVLNLKHEDESRLRSYTEDTIKTLKKAVDDANLSKMELEKRVNSLLEEILFLKKNHQQEVCEMWAQIQEAQVGVEVKDFGKADITAALRDIRKQLEGHTGCSIQQAEEGFRARVEKLTKAAEINSEALRATRQEINEHRRHLQSKSIELETVKGTKEALDKQLNDLEERHDAEISHYQDTVTQLETELNHTKFEMSGHLREYQDLMNVKMALDVEIASYRKLLEGEETRLSSVSGAQGSVPYMYRPYPVYTLPSLTRLKSRTGKAEPQYNFVEEIITKTTKEVEMMEIEDAASQGTNGDYDKIWEVSSEEEEAAEAQEPEEKQETPGADEQRKEMLPEATDQGETAAGGKEEGGAVELEEEVPEDMEQVEETDDLKVEKEVTEDIAEAVETLGEVKEAATEKALNDLKTLSETKEAAEDIVDDSESQHSEKTELQSDEPPEDKPQKEVTDDSEDTKRVSPVKEKVELKPKEQTVTSEEEKPERIISPEKETLKEPQEIELSKPDPEEEKKPSDVKAELKESPVKETVKQLNTEEDSVSKSEKTEQQTGSDKVVAEDLPTEDVVSPLKSKDDPSQPEIDIYKITADTKLESQESDSARITEKDEKEASRSDVPPEDKPQKEVTDDSEDTKRVSPVKEKVELKPKEQTVTSEEEKPERIISPEKETLKEPQEIELSKPDPEEEKKPSDVKAELKESPEKETVEQVKTEEDSESKSEKTEQQIIFDKVIAEDLPTQDVVSPLKSRDDPSKPEIDVYKITADTKLESQESDSARISEKDEKEASRSDVPTEDKPQKEVTDDSEDTKRVSPVKEKVELKPKEQTVTSEEEKPEKIISPEKETLKEPSDADSSVQPQEIELSKPDPEGEEKPTDVKAQLKESPEKETVEQVKTEEDSVSKSEKTEQQIISDKVVAEDLPTQDVVSPLKSRDDPSKPEIDVYKITADTKLESQKSDSAMISEKDEKEASRSDEPPEDKPQKEVTDDSEDTKRVSPVKEKVELKPKEQTVTSEEEKPEKIISPEKETLKEPSDADSSVQPQEIELSKPDPEEKEKPTDVKAQLKESPEKETVEQVKTEEDSESKSEKTEQQTGSDKVVAEDLPTEEVVSPLKSKDDPSQPEIDIYKITADI